The region ATATAGATGCATCGAAGGCATTAACTATTCAGGCTCGTATTTGGGATAATCCAACGCTTTCGGCCGAATTGAACGCGTACAACCCTGAACGGGACAAATTTTTCGATATTGGAAAAGAAGGTCAGAAAGTTTTTGCCATTGAACAGCTTATTTATCTAGGTGGTAAAAAACGTAACGAAGTAAAACTGGCTCAAACTAATGAAAAACTGGCTGAACTGCAATTCAATGATTTACTTCGTACTCTAAAACTTCAATTACGCAAGAGCTTTTTCACTGTATATTATAATAGTAAAAATCTTGAAAACACAGATAAGCAGCTAGCCCATATCGAGAATCTGATCAATTCTTATTCTATTCAGGCTCAAAAAGGAAATATTCCCTTAAAAGATGTTGTTCGTTTACAATCATTATATCTTAATTTCAAAAACGAAAGATTAGAAGTTATCAATAACAACATCGAAGAACAGGCAAATCTAAAATTACTTTTGAATGAAACTGAAAATGTTGTTCCAATTGTAAACAAAGAGGATTCTGATAAATATTTAAAAATAATAGATTTTGATCTTAAGAGTTTTGAAGAGCAGGCTATTGCAAACAGACCAGATTATTTAGCCAAACAAAAAGAAATTGATGCTAATGAGCTGAATGTAAAATTGCAAAAATCACTTTCAATTCCAGATATTACTCTTGGTGCAAATTACGATCAGCGAAGTGGTGCTTTTAACAATGAGGCTAATTTAACTGTTGGTATTCCTTTACCACTTTGGAATCAGAACAAAGGGAACATTAAGTATGCGAAAACAGTTTTGGAACAATCTAAAATTGAAAAACAAAACTTTGAATTACAGCTAAAAACAGAAATTACTTCAGCCTGGACGAAATGGGATGAATCCAGGCAAAATTACGCTGTAATTAAACCAACTGTAAATTCCGATTTTGAAGCAGTTTATAATGGAATGCTTACCAATTTCCAGAAACGAAATGTGAGCCTTTTAGAATTCACAGATTTCATGGAAAGCTATAACCAAGCAATAATTCAGTTAAACGAATTGAAGAAAAAAGTCGTAATAGCAGGTGAAGAATTAAACAGTACCATCAACAAAGATTTATTTTAAAAAGACATAAAAATGAAACATACATTATTCATAGGAATCGCAATTGTGACTTTATCTCTGACAAGCTGCAAAAAGGAAATAGAAAATCCACAAACCAATACTTCTTTTGTTTTAAGTGATGCAATGCTGAAAACAACTACTACA is a window of Flavobacterium crocinum DNA encoding:
- a CDS encoding TolC family protein produces the protein MKKLFALLLFALLNQAAIAQKTVTLQDCESQFLKKNLFLLASQYNIDASKALTIQARIWDNPTLSAELNAYNPERDKFFDIGKEGQKVFAIEQLIYLGGKKRNEVKLAQTNEKLAELQFNDLLRTLKLQLRKSFFTVYYNSKNLENTDKQLAHIENLINSYSIQAQKGNIPLKDVVRLQSLYLNFKNERLEVINNNIEEQANLKLLLNETENVVPIVNKEDSDKYLKIIDFDLKSFEEQAIANRPDYLAKQKEIDANELNVKLQKSLSIPDITLGANYDQRSGAFNNEANLTVGIPLPLWNQNKGNIKYAKTVLEQSKIEKQNFELQLKTEITSAWTKWDESRQNYAVIKPTVNSDFEAVYNGMLTNFQKRNVSLLEFTDFMESYNQAIIQLNELKKKVVIAGEELNSTINKDLF